Below is a genomic region from Cryomorphaceae bacterium.
AATTGAAAACGTCATTATTGGGTGCCAAATACTGCCGTGGCACGAGCCTTGTTAAGTATTTGTTAATCTAAACCCAACACCCAAACCTTGCATTACATTTGTGAAGCACAATTAAAACGACAACCATGAAAAAGGCACTTTTTATCCTCGGTATTTTCCTCACAGCGGCAGTGGGTCTTCAGGCTCAAGCCGTAAACGCAGGTCCGGTTATTGAATTTGACAAAGAAGTTCACGATTACGGCGAAATTGAGCAGCACGGAAACGGTGTGTGCGAGTTTACACTCACCAATACCGGAAACGAGCCTCTCATCATTTCTCAGGCCAAAGGATCTTGCGGATGTACCGTTCCTTCTTACGACAAGGAGCCCATCATGCCGGGCGCTACCTCGGTGATTAAGGTTAAGTATGACACCAAGCGCGTGGGTCCCATCAACAAAGCGGTAACCATTACTTCCAATGCCACCAACGCTCCTTCAAAGGTGCTGCGCATCAAAGGAACTGTACTTGCTGCCGAGTCAGGAGCTACCTCTCCTGTAATGGAGCGGTCTGCAGTTGCTCCTGTTGCCGAGTAATCCTCAACAATATTTCACTGAAACTGCCTTCTGCAAAGGGGGCAGTTTTTTTGTTTTCACCTCGGCCATCCCCTCCCATTTTTGCTTGCCGTACTTTTGC
It encodes:
- a CDS encoding DUF1573 domain-containing protein is translated as MKKALFILGIFLTAAVGLQAQAVNAGPVIEFDKEVHDYGEIEQHGNGVCEFTLTNTGNEPLIISQAKGSCGCTVPSYDKEPIMPGATSVIKVKYDTKRVGPINKAVTITSNATNAPSKVLRIKGTVLAAESGATSPVMERSAVAPVAE